One window from the genome of Hyalangium gracile encodes:
- a CDS encoding mannose-1-phosphate guanylyltransferase produces the protein MALYPVIMAGGSGTRFWPLSRQARPKQFLPLASKNPLITDTAARLKGLASLKNTFIVCGPLHAKAASKLVKGLPKQNLLVEPVARNTAPAIALATLQVAARDPKGILIVLPSDHHVSNPEAFRATLVEAAVVAEAGHIVTLGIKPHRPETGYGYIQLGEPLQGGGRKVKAFKEKPNLETAQGYVDSGEFLWNGGIFVFRADVMLEAFAQHMPEMKKGLEALRAAVGKRTFPAVLKRVFPKLPSISIDYGVMEKASNIAVLPGDFGWSDVGSFAAIPEVRPADERGNVVSGPESIVVDCNGCVVLGDKRPLAVVGMTDVVVVDAGDAVLVVPKDKSQDVRKVVEALKARKRQKLL, from the coding sequence ATGGCCCTCTATCCCGTCATCATGGCTGGTGGTTCCGGCACCCGGTTCTGGCCCCTGTCCCGCCAGGCCCGGCCCAAGCAGTTCCTCCCGCTGGCCTCGAAGAACCCCCTCATCACCGACACCGCCGCCCGGCTCAAGGGGCTGGCCTCGCTGAAGAACACCTTCATCGTCTGTGGCCCCCTGCACGCCAAGGCCGCCTCGAAGCTGGTCAAGGGCCTGCCCAAGCAGAACCTCCTGGTGGAGCCGGTGGCGCGCAACACCGCCCCGGCCATCGCGCTCGCTACCCTGCAGGTGGCCGCGAGGGATCCGAAGGGCATCCTCATCGTCCTGCCGTCGGACCACCACGTCTCCAACCCGGAGGCCTTCCGGGCGACGCTCGTGGAGGCGGCCGTCGTCGCCGAGGCCGGGCACATCGTCACCCTGGGCATCAAGCCCCACCGCCCCGAGACGGGCTATGGCTACATCCAGCTCGGCGAGCCCCTCCAGGGCGGCGGGCGCAAGGTGAAGGCCTTCAAGGAGAAGCCGAACCTGGAGACGGCTCAGGGCTATGTGGACTCGGGTGAGTTCCTGTGGAACGGCGGCATCTTCGTCTTCCGCGCGGACGTGATGCTGGAGGCCTTCGCCCAGCACATGCCCGAGATGAAGAAGGGGCTGGAGGCGCTGCGCGCCGCGGTGGGCAAGCGCACCTTCCCCGCGGTGCTCAAGCGCGTGTTCCCCAAGCTGCCGTCCATCTCCATCGACTATGGCGTCATGGAGAAGGCGTCGAACATCGCCGTGCTGCCGGGAGACTTCGGCTGGTCGGACGTGGGCTCCTTCGCCGCCATCCCCGAGGTGCGCCCCGCGGACGAGCGAGGCAACGTCGTCTCCGGCCCCGAGTCCATCGTCGTGGACTGCAACGGCTGCGTGGTGCTGGGCGACAAGCGCCCGCTGGCCGTGGTGGGCATGACGGACGTGGTGGTGGTGGACGCGGGGGACGCGGTGCTCGTCGTCCCCAAGGACAAGAGCCAGGACGTACGCAAGGTCGTCGAGGCTCTCAAGGCTCGCA